A stretch of the Zonotrichia leucophrys gambelii isolate GWCS_2022_RI unplaced genomic scaffold, RI_Zleu_2.0 Scaffold_404_45876, whole genome shotgun sequence genome encodes the following:
- the LOC135441652 gene encoding olfactory receptor 14J1-like, whose protein sequence is MCNSSSISHFLLLALADTRQLQLLHFCLLLGISLAALLGNGLIISAVACGHHLHTPMFFFLLNLALSDLGSICTTVPKAMHNSLWDTRNISYTGCAAQVFFFVFFIGSELYLLTIMCYDRSVSICKPLHYRTLLGSRACAHMAAAAWASAFLNPLMHTANTFSLPLCHGNALGQFFCEIPQIIKLSCSSSDLRELGLLTVSVCLALGCFVFVVFSYVQIFRAVLRIPSEQGRHKAFSTCLPHLAMLSLFLSTGIFSDLKPPSMSSPSLDLALSVLYSVVPPALNPLIYSLRNQELKAAVWRLMTG, encoded by the coding sequence atgtgcaacagcagctccatcagccacttcctcctgctggcattggcagacacgcggcagctgcagctcctgcacttctgcctcttgctgggcatctccctggctgccctcctgggcaacggcctcatcatcagcgccgtagcctgcggccaccacctgcacacgcccatgttcttcttcctgctcaacctggccctcagcgacctgggctccatctgcaccactgtccccaaagccatgcacaattccctctgggacaccaggaacatctcctacacaggatgtgctgcacaggtgtttttctttgtgttcttcATTGGATCAGAGCTTTacctcctgaccatcatgtgctatgaccgctccgtgtccatctgcaaacccctgcactacaggaccctcctgggcagcagagcttgtgcccacatggcagcagctgcctgggccagtgcctttctcaatcCTCTCATGCACacggccaatacattttccctgcccctgtgccatggcaatgccctgggccagttcttctgtgaaatcccacagatcatcaagctctcctgctccagttCCGACCTCAGGGAACTGGGGCTTCTTACAGTTAGTGTCTGTTTAGCacttggttgttttgtgttcgttgttttctcctatgtgcagatcttcagggctgtgctgaggatcccctctgagcaggggcggcacaaagccttttccacctgcctccctcacctggccatGCTATCCTTGTTCCTCAGTACTGGCATATTTTCTgacctgaagcccccctccatgtcctccccatccctggatctggccctgtcagttctgtactcggtggtgcctccagccctgaaccccctcatctacagcctgaggaaccaggagctcaaggctgcagtgtggagactgatgactggatga